The region AATCGCCGACGCTTAACTCGCGGGAGTCTCCTCCAGGCGTCGCAAGTGTTACCGTACCGTGAACTTCCACGAGCTTTGCCACGGCTTGCGGCTGAGCCGCCATCGTTCCCACGAGCGCAGCAATCACCACACTTGCCGCAAGCGCCAAACCAACGCCCCACCATCGAAAACTAGAACGAGATTTGGTGGAAGGTTTCAGCTGGGCAGGAGTCACTTCGGCGATGGTTAACGCATGAAGCCCGACGTGGTGGAAGATCTCCAACGCACGATCGTCCCCTTCGAGCGCAGCGGAAAGTGCCGCCACCTCGAACTCGTCGAGTGCGTCGTCGTGGTAACGTACGATTAAGTCCAGCAGATCATCGTCGGACATCGACTGATCGTTCGGTTGTGGATGATTCTCGTTCATGCCTCGCCCCATACGGGATGCGTCCCCTGATCAGCCATTCGATTCCCCCAGCAGCGTCCCTTCGACACATCGGCGTAACTCTCGATGCGTTCGTGACAGGCGTTTGTAAACGGCGTCGAGCGACGCGCCGACTCGCTTGGCGACCTCCGAACAGCTGAGGCCTTCGCCGTAACGCAGTTGCAACATTTCTCGCTGTCGCTGCGGTACCTTCTTTAAACATAACCGCAGTGCGTCCTGGCGATCGGAAAGGGCCTGCGACTGCTCGTCCGAAATGGCCCAGATGCGGTCCATTGCACCGCCATCCATTACTTGGGATCGTCCGCGTTGACGCAGCCAATCGACGGCTAGATTCTTAGCCGTCGTCCGCGACCATGCCAAAAGATGATTCTCGTCCTGGATCGTGTCGCATTGCCGAAGTGCCCTGAGGACCACCTCTTGGAAGATATCTTCCACTGCTTGCGTTTCGCGCACGATCGACCAGATCGGCACGGTCAAACGAACTCGAGCCTCCAGCAGGACACGAACCACGTCACTTTCTTGCATCCGCTTTGCGTTTCTCGCTGTATTCAGGACTACTTCACTATGCTTACGTCCTACTAAGAAAACGACTTCCGATGCAGAACCTGACATAAAATCTGGGACATTTCATGCGGTTTCGCTCCCCGATAGATCAGCAGCGAGCGATCCGAGCTCATTTTTCCGGTAGGGAAACAAAAAGGCCCGCGAATGCCTGGACATTCGCGGGCCAAGGGACGTCACGCTTCGTGTAATCAGTTAAACAGCATCTAAAGTCGGAAAATCGATATAGCCTTCGGCCCCGGCCGGGGTATACCACGTGCTCATATCGGCCTCAGGATTCAGCGGAGCGTTCTCTGCGAATCGAGTCACCAAGTCAGGGTTACTGATAAATGGCCGCCCATAGGCAATCAAGTCGGCATCCCCCTGCTCGATGGCCTGCTCGCCTGATTCTCGCGTATAGCCAACGTTCCCCATCAGTGGCCCGTCGAATACCTTACGGAATTCCTGGAGTGTCATCGGATCGCCTAGTTCATGGAATCCAAACCCGGTTCCATCCATCACATGCAAGTAGGCCAGCGAGTAGCGATTCAGCTGCTGGGCGACATAGGTGAATTGTTCGCGATAGTCAGGCGACCCCATGCCGTTGTAAACGCCGTTCGGAGAGAGTCGAACGCCAACTCGCTCAGCTCCCCAGACTTGGCTGACCGCCTGGACGACTTCATCAAGCATGCGGTAGCGGTTTTCGATACTTCCGCCGTATTGATCGTTACGGTGATTCGACTTCGATTGAAGGAACTCGTCCAGCAAATAACCATTCGCCGAATGGATTTCCACGCCATCGAAGCCAGCCGCTTTGGCTCGCTCGGCAGCTTTGGCGTAGTCCTGCACGACGCCAGGAATCTCGTCCGTTTCCAGCGCCCGAGGAACTTCCCGCGGCTCTTTTCCCTTGGGGGTGTGCTGCAGTTCGCCGTCATCGATCATGATTGCCGATGGAGCCACGGCCGGCTCACCATCGTGGAAGCTACTGTGCGAAGCGCGGCCGGTATGCCAAAGCTGGAGAAAGATCTTGCCTCCTTCACCATGAACGG is a window of Bremerella sp. TYQ1 DNA encoding:
- a CDS encoding RNA polymerase sigma factor encodes the protein MQESDVVRVLLEARVRLTVPIWSIVRETQAVEDIFQEVVLRALRQCDTIQDENHLLAWSRTTAKNLAVDWLRQRGRSQVMDGGAMDRIWAISDEQSQALSDRQDALRLCLKKVPQRQREMLQLRYGEGLSCSEVAKRVGASLDAVYKRLSRTHRELRRCVEGTLLGESNG
- a CDS encoding alkene reductase, with the protein product MSHNDSPLFQPFDLRGLELANRIVMAPLTRARAGKDRIANDLMAEYYRQRSSAGLIISEATSISPQGNGWNESPGIYSDAMVEGWKGVTSTVHGEGGKIFLQLWHTGRASHSSFHDGEPAVAPSAIMIDDGELQHTPKGKEPREVPRALETDEIPGVVQDYAKAAERAKAAGFDGVEIHSANGYLLDEFLQSKSNHRNDQYGGSIENRYRMLDEVVQAVSQVWGAERVGVRLSPNGVYNGMGSPDYREQFTYVAQQLNRYSLAYLHVMDGTGFGFHELGDPMTLQEFRKVFDGPLMGNVGYTRESGEQAIEQGDADLIAYGRPFISNPDLVTRFAENAPLNPEADMSTWYTPAGAEGYIDFPTLDAV